The Triplophysa dalaica isolate WHDGS20190420 chromosome 5, ASM1584641v1, whole genome shotgun sequence genome window below encodes:
- the slc26a5 gene encoding prestin, whose translation MEHITASEEPSTAAMYRVERPVFSESYLDSGFLHRKKRTPKSCILRVKEELRCSSEKAKSVALSFLPIITWLPSYRVKEYMFGDIVSGISTGVMQLPQGLAYAMLAAVPPVFGLYSSFYPVLLYTFFGTSKHISIGTFAVISLMIGGVAVREAPDSMFAVNGTNASKMVDFEARDARRVEVVVALTTLVGLIQFALGLLRFGFLAIYLTEPLVRGFTTAAAVHVSVSQLKYLLGVPTPRFNGPLSVVYSIEAVIMNIKSTNIVTLIVGLVCTVFLYGVKDFNERFKKKLPIPIPGEIIVVIVSTGISYGMVMSENYGVDVVGQIPTGLLPPKVPDFSVFPNLLTDAIPIAVVGFSIAISLAKTFALKHGYSVDGNQELIALGICNFVSSFFHTFVVTASMSRSLVQESTGGHTEIAGLLASLLVLLVVVAIGFVFQPLPTTVLAAIIMVNLLGMFKQMKDIPALWRTSKIELAIWVVSFIASVLLGLDYGLLVAMGFAILTVVFRTQRPKNAVLGQISDTGLYFDVDEYEEAEECSGIKIFQSNTSIYFANSDLYVSALKAKTGVNPAKLLEARQSQLKYAHRDPEGKKSKQGLPSKKNAVVLLDMELGVTREVVAGAGKQMDVYTNGRANETQTESESEDEFFLQRLTPIHSIILDLTPVNFIDSVGAKAIKSVIKEYATINVTIVLAGCSRTLLSDLRTLQFFTEPVTPDLMFPTIHDAVLHCQNRKDPPTCPNSQ comes from the exons ATGGAACATATAACCGCCAGCGAGGAACCGTCCACTGCGGCGATGTACCGCGTGGAACGACCTGTATTTAGTGAAAGTTATCTTGACTCTGGATTTCTACATAGGAAGAAGAGAACACCCAAGTCGTGTATTCTGAGGGTTAAAGAGGAACTCCG CTGTTCATCTGAGAAAGCCAAATCTGTAGCACTTAGTTTTCTGCCTATAATAACATGGCTGCCATCATATCGAGTGAAAGAATACATGTTCGGGGACATTGTTTCTGGTATCAGCACGGGTGTGATGCAGCTACCTCAAG GTCTTGCTTATGCGATGTTAGCAGCCGTGCCTCCTGTTTTTGGGTTATATTCATCTTTTTATCCTGTCTTGTTGTACACATTCTTCGGTACCTCCAAACATATTTCAATAG GTACATTTGCAGTAATAAGTCTGATGATTGGCGGTGTCGCTGTAAGGGAAGCCCCGGACTCCATGTTTGCAGTCAATGGGACCAATGCATCCAAGATGGTGGATTTTGAGGCCCGTGATGCCAGGAGGGTAGAAGTGGTTGTAGCTCTAACAACACTAGTAGGACTCATTCAG TTTGCTCTGGGTCTGCTGAGATTTGGCTTTCTGGCCATCTATCTCACCGAGCCTCTGGTGCGAGGTTTCACCACAGCCGCTGCGGTGCACGTCTCGGTTTCACAGCTCAAGTACCTGTTGGGGGTGCCCACTCCGAGGTTCAACGGGCCTCTGTCTGTCGTCTAT AGCATTGAGGCTGTCATCATGAACATCAAAAGCACTAATATTGTCACTCTTATTGTTGGACTGGTGTGCACCGTGTTCCTGTATGgggtgaaagacttcaacgaacGCTTTAAGAAGAAACTACCCATCCCAATCCCTGGAGAGATCATAGTG GTAATCGTCTCCACTGGGATCTCATATGGGATGGTTATGTCTGAAAACTATGGTGTAGATGTTGTGGGTCAAATTCCCACCGG GTTGCTGCCACCCAAGGTTCCAGACTTCTCTGTCTTTCCCAACCTCCTCACAGATGCCATACCAATAGCGGTTGTTGGCTTTTCAATCGCTATCTCACTAGCCAAAACCTTTGCTCTCAAGCACGGATACAGTGTGGATGGAAACCAG GAGCTCATCGCACTGGGCATCTGTAACTTTGTCAGTTCATTCTTCCACACGTTCGTTGTCACCGCGTCAATGTCTCGCAGCCTGGTACAGGAAAGCACAGGAGGACATACCGAA ATTGCAGGACTCTTGGCGTCTTTACTTGTGCTTTTGGTTGTGGTGGCCATCGGATTTGTCTTTCAGCCTTTACCTACA ACAGTGTTGGCTGCTATAATCATGGTCAATCTGCTGGGGATgttcaaacaaatgaaagacaTTCCCGCATTGTGGAGAACCAGCAAGATTGAACTG GCAATATGGGTGGTGTCCTTTATCGCCTCTGTGCTTCTGGGTCTGGATTATGGACTGTTGGTGGCCATGGGCTTTGCCATATTGACAGTTGTTTTCAGAACACAGCG CCCCAAAAATGCTGTTCTTGGACAAATCTCAGATACAGGACTATATTTTGATGTGGATGAGTACGAAGAG GCTGAGGAATGCTCAGGGATTAAGATTTTTCAGTCTAATACCTCCATCTACTTTGCAAACAGTGATTTGTATGTAAGCGCCCTCAAAGCAAAG ACTGGAGTCAATCCAGCGAAACTTCTCGAGGCAAGGCAATCGCAGCTTAAATACGCTCACAGAGACCCCGAGGGGAAGAAATCGAAGCAGGGTTTACCATCAAAGAaaaatgctgttgttttattg GATATGGAGTTGGGTGTCACTCGTGAGGTGGTGGCCGGGGCAGGCAAACAGATGGATGTGTATACTAATGGAAGGGCCAATGAAACCCAGACAGAGTCCGAATCTGAGGATGAATTTTTCCTGCAGCGTCTGACCCCCATTCACTCCATCATACTGGACTTAACCCCGGTTAACTTCATTGATTCTGTAGGGGCCAAAGCTATTAAATCT GTGATTAAGGAGTATGCAACAATCAATGTGACAATCGTCCTTGCTGGATGTAGCA ggACCCTTCTATCTGATCTCAGGACACTACAGTTTTTTACTGAGCCAGTGACCCCTGACCTCATGTTCCCCACTATTCATGATGCGGTGTTGCACTGTCAAAACAGGAAAGACCCGCCCACTTGTCCTAACAGCCAATGA